The nucleotide window aaatcgaaTAAACACCTGACCGTCACTTGACTTCGCCCCGCCCCTAATTAGAGCTAAAAGTTATGCACGATGGCAACGAGAAGTTACTCCCCCTTTCCCCATCCGAAAAAGTGGTAAAAAGTAAGAAAACAGACaatcaaactcaaaaaaaatcatCCATATGTATATATCTTCTTGTCTCCCACGTGACCAAGTTGCATATATGAGCTGGCTAGGCATAACAAAATCGTTATTAATAGCAAAAGATAACATGATATATATGACCAAAGCATTATATctcttaattaataatattaatttctaTGCATGGTAATCCTATAAAGTTATCTTCTTGTCCATATGTGACCAAATTGCAACCTGAAATCCAACAAACCAAACCACAACATGCAGCTGTTTTGTAAAATCTGCTGGTTTTTagatttgttaaaaaataaaaaagaaatgtatAATACAATGAATAGTTGTATACCCCTTTTATATATAATGACGCACAAAAAAACATTATATTGAAATATCATGCATTCGCGAATCTAGCTACAAGTTGTACTCAAGAATTTCAAACTTTCTTTCGTAAGCCCACGTGGTACTGAAATCCCTTCTCTTTTTCGTTTTTCATTTTAATCCgtctcaaaaataatattttttttaatttgaccCTCTTTGACACCTAGAGAATAAAAAGAGTCCTTGTGTGTGCTGGGAGTAGCTAGAGCTATCTCAGGGTGTCCAACTGGACACCATTCGTTGGAAAATTacgttgtgtatatatatgttaaaatttacatttaaaggatatatatttaaatttaaacatttttgataaaattatgtCTTTGGCGTAGTGATAATAGGTGTCGATTTAAATGAAGAAGTTTTGGTTTTAAACCCCAAATaacacaatatattttttattttattttgacagtCATACACCATTATTTTTGGACACCCTTAATAAAATTTCTGACTCCGCtactatatattttcttttggtgGGGTAGGAGGTTGTACTTTTGGTGAGGGCCAAGTAGAACGTAAGCCTATATAAATTCTTTGTGATGGTCTGATGTAGGACtatatatagaagaaaaaagaagagtgGAAAATAATTAAGCTCTATATTGTAGCTAGGCAAGGCAACAATATTCAACCGGATCAAAGTTGATAAATTCTGCAAAATGATGGATGATTCTTGGAGAATATGCATGGTACATTTGCATGCAAGAATTGACATGTTTTTGGTATGTCTATTGAGTATAACAAAACATGCATTTACAACTTATAATATACTACTTTTTCCATTTCTAACATTTTATTCTAGCTAACAAAACATGATCTCTTTCTCTTATATGGATGCATGCTTTCAAAATAGTACTAATAGCGACGACGTTTTTTCTTATTACATCAGGGAAGAAGAGGAGGGGAGGAGAAAATGGTTGGATGAAAGGCAGAGAGCTCATCAAGTGAACCAGCCTTCAATCTCATCGAAGCATATGTGCATTCTTCTATATGTACAATTTATCTTTGAACTTGAAGTTTACTTTATTGTCAAAGCTTATGGTACAACTtaatattaaaacatttttttttcaaagtctaatcttgaaatcattttttcaaGTGTAAGTCTACAAATGGAATCTTGAGAAGCTAAGGTGATCGATGAGTAGGCACTCTTATGAAGGTAGAgagattttttcaattttttttcttccattttaacTATTCATTAAGTTCGGTTGAGTACTTTCACTATAGTGTTTACTTAATTTCTTTCTGATTTTGACTTATTCAATTATTagcaatataataataaaggcAGTCAATTACACATGTTTATTATTTTCCATTTGCATGTACATATGTTTTCCAAATATATATGTAGTTTAATCATGACTTGTTTCAATTgaaacatattttaaatttgtaatGCTTTTGAAATAAATAGATTTTTCTATGTTAAACAAATCTTAAACTACTTGAATCAGCTATAAACAAAAACTTCATTTCATTAATGGCATCTTTTCATGCTACCAAATCTTTTTCATATCTATAATTTTTATTAGCCAGATTTTTTTTTCCGTTTCTCTTCGAGTATGAATAAAGATGTAGAGGATaagtaatatataattaatgtatattTTCCTTTGTTTAATATGATTCAATGTTCGATAATTGCTTTGCTGATTAATCCAAATATTTTGTATTGCATAAGGCGATCTTTTCTATTCATACGATTCGAACTTCATCACATCCTATTTATCTCACCACATTTCttgttatatattttgataaaaaaacatAGAATTTCATTTAGACCGAAATGGGAAAACAATTCTATGAAAcatattttacttcattttttgtgtaatttattCCACGATATTAAGTTACATGtgttcattttttaaaacaattgctaatataaataaattgaaaattatgcTATTTTACCGTGATTATTGGTAAGAGTTATGCAGAGATTGATTGTGTAGAGTttacatatatttgttttttggttACTAGTTAATGTTatgcatatatttatatattaatagtgtAAGAATAAATAGTATAGAAATCAGATATGCAAAAATTACAGTACATAAACTATATCTTTGGAATGGTTTGTTGTACTAGAAATtcatttaagttttaaaaataacatatttaattaCCATTATAATATTTCGAGTGAAATATATCCAAGTTCACTGATTTTCTCTCTCAATTCTTATCTAgcaattaattttatacaaagcaactaaaaaaagtacaaaatataaaattatgctaattcTTATACGTAAATACCTTCTTCCTGACCAAACAACCCATAATTGATAAGAGACCTTTTTGTTATGTTCTATGTGTATTTTATATGTTAATCATTATGATATATGTTTTAACTAGTGATTCacattgtataaaatattattggatATATGTGAGTATTTTTGTGTATATACGGATACGGAAGTTAgtggtattttattttattttatagataCGTGTGAATATTCACATTGTATATCATGAATATTCTTGTGTATTTAGAATTTGGGAGTTTTCAGGATAAGCATAAGAAGCATCTATTTTGGATCCAAGTGTCAATCCCACTGTCTCCAGGAAAAACTTTTTTATACCACATGAGCTATGATGCAGTGGTGACACTGtttcattcttaatcagagGTCTAGTGTTTGAGCCTTAGATGTAAAGAAAATCATGTTGGAAACATCGCCCCAAATAATCCTGCAATGcacaatccaaatttaattggAGCTCTAATGTCAActccaaacattaaaaaaagaaagaagaaaacttCTCTACAACATATTCACTGCCTGCGTACTCACaatcatcttctttttttttcatataatttttaaatacttataATTGTTTTAAGAACTTTCTTTgtgttatataaaaatattcttattatttTCGATTTAAATCGtctaaaagttataaaaaaatattatatcatcTATCGTCTAGCAATACAAAAACGTTTTTAATGATTAACTACTTCTATATTtcgttagattttttttttttttgacatctttcttatcttccCTCTCTATTATTCATTTATCGTTCTTacactttttcctcttttaatttataattcatgcgatatgatatgatatgagaTATATGATTTTCAACGAAAGTTTGACATAAAATGCGattaaaatgagttaaataaatttgagaaaatgtaTTCATTTAGACGAAATAGGTAAATTCAAGTATGAAATATGATCaagtttatattaaatttttttcttttccttgcaAAAAGTTGAGATATTGTGAAAAAGCAGGATATTCGtgagtaatttttttcttaaacgaataatcaaatttaatttaatgcaagatatatctttttttttaatgaaatgttccTGAAAGTGTTTATAAGGTGGCAGTttgcttcaattttttattttttttggggaaaaaataggattaggattttcaaaaaaacattttttgaacCCATattcaattaaaagaaaaaaaaaacataaaccaAAAAGAAAGTTTTTGAGTCCTTCTACAGTCTAAATTGTGAACCGTTGATACAGATTTCATACACGTGGCTAACTAAGGGGTTGAAGTGAAAAAGGCATACAGTAAACCCGCGGCGTAGGAAATTAATCCCACCCCTCCCCCGAAAGCCACCTTCAGTTGAAAATAATCAGAATAAGTTAGGAGGGAAATTCGACGGAGAAGAGGCATAGCGATGGCCGGCGGAGACGTAAGGAAGGAAGAGAGTGACGGCTAATTTTTTGAATCGATTATCGTAAGTGCTTTTCCCGCGTTTTTTTTGGCCTGGAACAGTGGAGAGTTTCTgtatttttgatgattttttttgttgcgTGTAATGTACTAATTATAGTGAGATTCATGTATATctgcaattttgattttttctgttcatatttttttgagaagatTTGACCATCAAAAGGGGAAAGAAGTCGAGCAATTGTTTTAGTAACTTCAAGTAGATGATTTTTGTTATAGTACTGAATATATGTTGGGATAATTTTGTTTAATACACTTAAAATTGCATCGTAAACTGTATTTCTAAGAAATATGGTGTTAATAGCTGAAGAAATTAGAAAATTCTAGTTATATCAAGGAGGAAAATGAATACTTAAACTTACTTGAAAGTTGAAATACATTAATGTGCTGCGTTTTTGTTCGTCGAATTATTGAATGTCCTTGGCTTTTAACTGTTATCCATTATCCTCCTTGGAGAGTCTTTAACACCGGACAAATAAGGGTAGTTGTGAACTTGTGATTAAACAATGATGTTGTTCAAATAATTGGAGAGTTGTCTAATTGCTCcaaaaaaaaggaggaaaatttGATCTCCACACCTATCTGAATGGGGGAAAACAGAAATCTTGCCATCTCTAGATTAAATAATTGGGAAAATATGATGTTTTAATTACGAGATATGAGGATATGTTGTGCTTATTTCTAAGGAGATGATCTATTATTCTACGATGGAAACAGTACATTATTAGCTTGAATTATGTACTAACGATCACTAAATCTTAAATATCATGAGCTGACATAAGGAATTAATTGGAAGTAAATTGAAACAATTAAGATAAACAAAGTGCTTGTGTTCATTTAGAGAAATATTAACAATTGATTCTGATTATGCATGGTGATAACCTTTTGGAAGTGGAAAATATTGCAAGTTTGTAAGTTGTACAAACTATATAAAATAACCAATTTAGTTAAAGAAATTCATATGTAAATGCCTGAAAATTTATTCCTTGATTTGCAACAATTTCAAGTTAGTTTGAAGGTGCTTTGGAATGGGTGGATAGTGTTGGAGGGAAAACAGCTTGGATGTCGAAACATAAGCCAAATCATATGTGAGCATTACCTCAGTCATGGAACTTGAGTTTGAAGGCATACTTCCTGCTGGCTTACGATGAAAACTTCTCAACAGAAAACCtgaagtaattttaaaaaacgaTAATATTAATATCAGAGCTGttgactatttcaaaaatatcagAGCTGTTGTTATGCTGGCTGCTTCTGTGCTATATAAACAAAATGTGGAAGGTAATTTTGATGTATATGGCTGCTTCTGTGCTATATAAACAAAACGTGGAAGGTAATTTTTGATGTATATGTATACAAACTAGATGTTTATGTTGGAACTTAGAACTTAATTCCACTTCGAAAATTATTTGAGTTTTCCAGTTGCTGGCTTCTATCTGCTGAAGTATACGATGTTAGATAACTGAGGTAAATCACTGGACTTATTGAAGATCCTGATGCTGCATcttaattttgttaattagtAGCTCAGTTGGTACAACCTTGGACTTTTTCACAGTCCTGATAATGCGTCATAAAGATCGCAAGTTCAAGTCCTGCTATACCGAGATGCAAAAGTTATGGACccttatattcttatttttcacAGTAAATCCCCCTAGCGTGAAGAAAGGAGAGCCTCTCTCAAGTGATATTAGTAGGGAGAGGCATAATAACTGAAAAACTGGACCAAATTCATTCAGTTCTTCGGTTTtggtattaaattttttaagacTTTGGTGTTCGGTTCTCGGTTTTTGGGTCCTTAACTGAAGAACTGAAATTTTGTGGAGCTTCAGTGTAGAATACTGCAGCGACCCTTCAGTGAACCATATCTCTAGGCATATATTCCCCTAATTATACTTGTATGTCCATGTTTATCAACattttgatgatatatagtaCAGGCTCACTTAAAGATTTTTTCTTCCCTCAAACTCAACTTCTAATGCTGATCTAAATATATCTGTGATCGCTCAAGAGACATGTATTTAAGAACAGAGGATTTTCATTATTAAATGGAAACTTTGAACAAGAGTTGTTGATACATTCAATCTTATTcttaaaaatagaaacaataaagAATAAGAAGAGCAAAAGTTGGACACTGCTATGAAAGATTGAATGCAGGGAATAAAGACCAGTTTCTTTATAAGACAATAACATGTGTACATAAGTGATGCTGCACACACCATCTCTAGCCCAGTTTCTACACAGTCTACCTCCGTTGATGGTGGTTTCTCTTCAACCCCAGATTTAGTGAAACTTGGGTTTGCAGTAAGAAGTACTTATCAAGTGCATACCGAAGAACCGAACCGAATTAGAAAAAACCCGAATCGAACTAGTTCTGTTTGGTACTCGGTATGCACCAGTGAAGAACCAAAAATCGAAGAACCAAACACCCACCCTTAGATATTAGCACAAAGTACATAGAAAAAATGGCTACGGGTTATACGCCTTAGGATTTTAGCACAGATTATCTGCTGTCCGTGGACTATATATAATCATCAtggatttatttttaatttatctatgtACTTTACCTGCACAATATCTTCTCCAGAGATGAAGTCAAGGAAATCACTGAATCCTCCTTCGTTATAGGACAAGATATGTTGTTCATCGACAAGCTCTGGGGCAGGTCTAACTTTTTTACCTAAAGCTAGACTGTGAAGACTGGCAATGGAAATGCGCTTTTTCTCTGAGTTAACTGTTGCTCGGTGGACAACACCTTTGTATCGACCATTGCTCAATACTTCCATGTGATCTCCCACCAGAACAATGAGGCTTCCTTCAATGACTGGAACCGAATGCCACTTTTCATCTCGATCCATGATTTGCAAGCcctgatgattttgaagaatgatGGATAGCAAAGAATAATCTGTGTGTGGTGGCAAGCCTAGTGCAAGATCCGGCTCAGGACATGCTGGATAGCAATTAACGGCAATGACCTGGGAGCCTTTTGCAATGTCTTCATGTAAGTAATTGGGGTTTAGTTCTAAGCTCTCAAATATTACTTCCATGATTTCTTCTTGCAACTTTTGTACTGCCTTTGTGTAATTTCCCATTTTCTCCCTGCATGATGAGCTGCTTTAGgcttttgaaattatattcttcttgaacttttcgGATATATGTATATCAGAAATATTTCAGAGATTAACATATTCACTTAAGAATACAAGACTCACTTGTAAAATGTGGGATTTGATGGCCACAAATCTATCCAATTTGAGATTGGATTAGCATAGTGCTTGAGGAAGTCTCTCCAAAAGGATACTTTGTCTTTGTCATCATTTAGACTGGTACTATACCTTACGGGGTCATGAACATTTGAAGACAAGAGATGCATTTTCTCTTCACTTGGTAAATCGAAGAACTCAATCGCATTATCTAATGCATCTTTCATGACTGACAATGGAATTCCATGGTTGACTACCTGCACACAGTCATTTATTGCATGCATGCTGTTATTCTACATCCAGGTAGAATTAGTGAAGAACTTCTTATTCTCTTTCCTTTTAAACTGCTTAGTATATGAAATCTAGGACGTCATCAACTGAAAATAAAGGGAAGAGAGAGAAGGAGATAAAGGCCagaacattttttatttacttgGTGAGTGCATATTGCTATCTCTTAAATGGTATCAGCATGAAGAAACTTTACGTACCTGGAAAAAACCTAGTTCCTTGCAGGCCAGGTGTACTTGCTGGATTATTTGAGGCCGAAGAAGAGGGTGTTGCAGTAAGGATAGATCCACAATTGGCAAGCATGTGTTGGAGTTGGACAAGGTTCCGTTGGGGTGTAGGGATGATGGAACGATGTAACGTTTGGGAATACAGGTTAGTCCCTCTTCAGTAAGTGTCATGGCACTTGTAAATGAATCATTTGGTGTAGCTGAGCTCTTATCCATTTTGTTGTGTTTCAAATATGACTTGGACTCGCTATTTATATAACAGGAAAATATGaagatataattatattttccttttaaaagtTTACTTATTTTGTTATACAATGAATATGTGTAGGAATTTGATGATACCATGACTATAAGCAATGAAAAGTATGCCTTATTGTATGCTCATAATAAATGAATTATTGTATAGTAGCACTATTGTTATAAATGAAGGCAGGAAAATCTTAGATGATTTTCACAAGTTGATCCAGAATGTAGGGGgggaaaataatagaaaataaaaaaagttgaataCTACACACACTGTGTGTTTAGATTCAATGAGTAAGGTTGTGTGACCCACGCTCCAGTAAGGTTGCCATTTTCTTTATTGCTGATGTAAGCGGGAGTTGGACTCCAATTCACTGCTATTTTATAGTCAGATATTTTGGTCAGACCAAATTTTAGTATtcagaatttatttttatgggtTCTATTTTGGACtcccaattcttttttttttgttggctAGATTAGGAAAACAAGAATAAATGAAAATCTATAGACTACGTAAAGAACAAAAATGATAAtcgaaataacatatataatgaGTAAGAACTATAGCAAAAGATTGTGAATTCCTTGCATCTCAGAGCTTGATAATAGAGTCGTATTTAACAAGTCAAGAtgaaatatcttcttcttccatGCCAGGATtgatttataagttttttttttttttgcattaaactcaatatatttttaagttatgAGTTGATACtcaaattgataaatttttgCTTTGCCTTAAAAATAATGAGTTCATATGAACTCGATAACTATACCTGCATCCATGCCTGATTATAATATGTTTATCTTCGATGGAGAAAATAAAGGGAAGTAATGAATATCAAATTGATGAAGCCATTATATATCTGCAtagtaaatttataatcaaattaaGCAGAATACagaaatttcttttttcttgtattaTGTGAGAGAGGTAGGAATATCtattataatatatgttatattcTATTGAGAAAACAAAGGGAAGTGATGACAAAATTCAAGTAGAATAATGCAATGAGACGAAGCAGAGTCTCACACATAGTTTTTGATGCATGATAGCATAGGTTGTTGGCGTTAATGAATTATATTAGAACATGACATGTGCTGTGTGCACTCTCAATTGGTGTTAACATTCTAAAAACTGTAGAATGACTAAATAAATTGTCTTAGGTTGTGTGTGGCGTGAAGGaaatattttatagaaaaataagtggttttttttacttgttttttggtgtttgaaagtaagaagaaaatattattttaaaaatattttttataatctaGGCAAATATCATGTGAGAGAGGTAGGAGTATGAGCACTgctagaaacaaaacaaaaaatgcaCTGCGAATCAATGGGAAATTAGATCATAGTTTTTCCACTCATTTTCTGTTAAACCAATTCACCCGAAAAATGCATTGTGGAaaactttttaacttttccatatgaaaaaattattttgtttttgtttttccatCGATTTAATCAAGTATCTATTCTTTCAGTGagaaaatagtaattttttaatagtgGAGATGGGATGTATTAAAGGGTGGTGAGGAGATATTTGACATACTAATATGTTATTAGTGGAACTTATTATTTTCTACTTTCACTAGAGGAGTTATTTCCTCagtttcaagaattttttttctagagaatattctatataatttttaacCAATCAAACAtagataaattgaaaaatattttcctccgtACGAAACACACCATTATTATGTAATCGTTCAATCTCACAATAGTCCAAATTATCACTTTTCTGTTCAACCCTTGTCAATACAGACAACGAATGAACCAAATATATGACAACatcacacttttttttttcaaaagataaagAAATCAACTTGTCTCTGTTAAAGTGATTCGCGCAGCTCTATCATCTAACATGTACTTCATAGCTTACATTAGATCAAGTATATGGGTTGGcaatcttttctttatttttcataaatatttgtaaTGAGGATTGAACTTACACGTATTGTGTAAGAGACTCTCATCGATAACACGTATTGTTTGGGGATACTGAAAAAAACAGCAGCCAGAAAGGACGAGTATGTCACCATCTAATACCATTCATTACTATGATGCCAAGCTTGAAAAGAGGACAAATTAATTGGATGCAACTAGAGGTAACAAATGAGCGGGTTGAGTTGAAATTAGTGATTTTAGAAGGGAATATTGTAtgaaataataaactattaattcaaaataaatgttataatcacaatttcatttaattctaattcGTAGCAAACACTTTGccgttcgcctctctccccagaAATCTCGCTCGCTACTCTCCCTCGCAtctctcattttatacaaacacaaatgtataaattgtgtttgtgtttgtataaagtgaggaaaactgtatatacaaatacgtatctcttcgtcctatacacttataattatacaatacaaatccttctctgcccagttctctttgtctttctctctttctcgctttatacaaatacaaattatacattgtattttgtataatttgtgtttgtataaagcgagagggAGGGATTTGTATACAAATCTATCTATATACAAAATACagttacatatacatatacaaatttatatttaaatatatgtaatacacatatacatatatgattgaaaatcacaacaaaaaaatatatacttatacaaCTTACAACCAAGTCAGTTTCTTATTTGTATACATATTCCaaatatatacttatacaaTTGGAATGAatatcgaaatatacaaattaatagcTCCATAGCAGACATAacatttgctatggagcgcaattatgcaaactaaagctataacatacaaatatttttatgtttgctaaacctaaaatttactcatttTAGAATGGGTTGAAATATaaattgggttgggtcttgatCTGCCCAAGTTTACTTTGTGCTCAAATAGGTTGGGCTTAGATGAGCTAAAAATCTGATTGGATCATGACCCGTCTAATTTTCCCCgcttaattttaataattttacatgttgttatttaacttttttaaccacaatttgaatttgaacTCAAGGTATTaaatagatagtaattcataCCTTCAATATAGGAATATACATTAtatcaacataaattaaaaaaaaaattaaaacaggTTGAAATTGGATattaaattggaaaaattacctaactacacattatttatgtaagttatactatTAAATTAGGCTCAATTGAAGATTCTcttaaaatagattaaaatttgaatgaatTGAAATTGGATCAAAGTTAAATTATGTTGAGCCCAACCTTTAAAATTCTGAATGAATTGAATGAATTACCTATAGTTGAATTCATTTTGACACCAACTACATTGTAAATTCAGATGATTTTCATTTGCTGGAAcagaaaggaaagaaaacaaCAGTAAAAATATGTATGTGTGCCTAAGTTATATAGACTTTTACTGGACTACTCAGGTGGggttaaaaaaagtatttacttGTACCTGATTATAAAATTCgttctttaaaatattacaacAATAAGTGAAAAATGGAAGTCAGTGTCCAATAACCAAGAGCTTTGCAAGTAGTTGGTTGTGAGAATTCATTACTTTTGAAGTTCTGGGGCTAAGAATAATCAGTATATGTCAGTAAGTGCTAGTAGTTATGATCTTGTTCGAGTCTGAACATGAAAAAAATCTTTGGTAGAGAGTATTTTCCCTCAAAATGAGTTCTATGTTGCATGAATTTGGAATAGTTAGACTTCAATACAGGTACGacaccaaatgaaaaaaaaaggtagtTGCAAGCTTCCaagttataaatcataataagtTTTTCAAAACAATGTGACCTCAAAACTTCCAAGTGGTAGTAGTTATTTACAAGCTTCCAAGTGACTGCTTTAGTtggaaaaaatccaaaaacaaTGTCACCTCAATCTTAAAAATTGTTTGGGAAGGGAGATCACATGAATTTGGTTCATGAACATAGAGCTTTTTCCTTGGAGCTTCTTCTTTAATTCATACGTGGCACAATTCTACGCCTGATTATTGGATTGTAGGTAGTTTGTTAAAATGGGGAATGGGGTGGGTTAAATGAGTAtttgaaatttgggttaaatATTTGGTCAGTCTGGGTTGAGGCGTAGGATTGCGTCACGTGTACAAAATGAGTCTTCCGTTAGTGGGAGGGGTAAATGTGCACTGATTATTGGACGGCGAAGACATTAATGGacgaaaagtatgacggagagtattgacataccattttcaaaaaattcgagatatatttgtcccttttcctttgttttatttttaaaatccttCAATAAAGTTTTGgattatatttaatttcttattatttttgttttattaggccAGCCATTCTCTTATTAATATTAGAAATAGccattaatttcaaaaattggaTTTCCACCAGTGAAATTTCAAAACGCTATAATGTCAGATTCActaatgaattttaaaataatgattatCTTTCTTGCTTGTCTTTCGGTTCGAGATCCTGGCATTATTTGTTTGCAAAGATCTTGGATGAACTTATGACCCTACTGTTGGGTtttatttgccctgatttcttaccataaataagttttttttttaggaaaaggttttaatATTGGTATCAGAGTCATGGTTCAATGATGAAGCCAAGTTATAGATGGGTGTTCATCTTGGCAGGTGTAGTTCTAGCCGCAACCTTTTTGACAATAATGCAGAtttttgttggagaaattgTTTTAGAGAGGTTCTCTGTGTTGAGACATAAATTTGATGGAAGAGATTATGGAGAGGAGAAGCAAACtgttgaagatcatgtgaagaaggtggacaaatttattttgtcagaaattCAGGCCAAGGAAgagatttgttgggttttatttaccctgatttcttaccataaataggttttccttttaggaaaaagttTTGGATTGGTTAGTCCTTTTCTGGTAGGAAAAtgtttaggactctataaatagatgCATGTTtcttctaacttaatcaacattcacaatgtagtcctagagTTTTGAGAGTCACGGTTATGGAGGAGAATTTTGTGTACCTCCTT belongs to Solanum stenotomum isolate F172 chromosome 1, ASM1918654v1, whole genome shotgun sequence and includes:
- the LOC125848457 gene encoding flavanone 3-dioxygenase 3-like gives rise to the protein MVSSNSYTYSLYNKISKLLKGKYNYIFIFSCYINSESKSYLKHNKMDKSSATPNDSFTSAMTLTEEGLTCIPKRYIVPSSLHPNGTLSNSNTCLPIVDLSLLQHPLLRPQIIQQVHLACKELGFFQVVNHGIPLSVMKDALDNAIEFFDLPSEEKMHLLSSNVHDPVRYSTSLNDDKDKVSFWRDFLKHYANPISNWIDLWPSNPTFYKEKMGNYTKAVQKLQEEIMEVIFESLELNPNYLHEDIAKGSQVIAVNCYPACPEPDLALGLPPHTDYSLLSIILQNHQGLQIMDRDEKWHSVPVIEGSLIVLVGDHMEVLSNGRYKGVVHRATVNSEKKRISIASLHSLALGKKVRPAPELVDEQHILSYNEGGFSDFLDFISGEDIVQVKYIDKLKINP